A single genomic interval of Antechinus flavipes isolate AdamAnt ecotype Samford, QLD, Australia chromosome 1, AdamAnt_v2, whole genome shotgun sequence harbors:
- the RPS25 gene encoding LOW QUALITY PROTEIN: 40S ribosomal protein S25 (The sequence of the model RefSeq protein was modified relative to this genomic sequence to represent the inferred CDS: inserted 3 bases in 2 codons; substituted 2 bases at 2 genomic stop codons), producing the protein MPPKDXKKKNVSKHAKKNKDPKNKSGGKAKKWSKEKVLDKLNNLVLFDKAAYDRXCKEVSNXKFNHPSILSERMKIWASLAQAVLXKLLSKGLIKLVSKHRAQVIYSRVEIHTPDAKERFCVCFQK; encoded by the exons ATGCCACccaaag ggaagaagaaaaatgtcagCAAACATGCCAAGAAGAATAAAGATCCCAAGAACAAATCTGGGGGCAAAGCTAAGAAGTGGTCAAAAGAAAAAGTTCTTGACAAGCTCAACAATCTGGTTCTGTTTGACAAAGCAGCATATGACAG CTGCAAAGAGGTCTCCAATTAAAAATTTAACCACCCCTCAATACTCTCAGAAAGAATGAAGATCTGGGCTTCTCTAGCCCAGGCAGTCCTCTAGAAACTGCTCAGTAAAGGTCTGATTAAGCTAGTTTCTAAACACAGAGCACAAGTGATATACTCAAGGGTGGAGATACATACTCCAGATGCCAAAGAACGTTTTTGTgtatgttttcaaaaataa